One window of the Nocardioides jiangxiensis genome contains the following:
- the rpmI gene encoding 50S ribosomal protein L35 translates to MPKNKTHSGASKRFKVTGSGKILREKAGKRHNLEKKASKVTRRMTGTVELAKADNARAKKLLGL, encoded by the coding sequence ATGCCGAAGAACAAGACGCACTCCGGTGCCAGCAAGCGCTTCAAGGTCACCGGCTCGGGCAAGATCCTGCGCGAGAAGGCTGGCAAGCGTCACAACCTCGAGAAGAAGGCCTCCAAGGTCACCCGCCGCATGACCGGCACCGTCGAGCTGGCCAAGGCTGACAACGCTCGCGCCAAGAAGCTTCTGGGTCTCTGA